A region from the Vicia villosa cultivar HV-30 ecotype Madison, WI linkage group LG3, Vvil1.0, whole genome shotgun sequence genome encodes:
- the LOC131659252 gene encoding uncharacterized protein LOC131659252, producing the protein MNYPNQRGLGKRVSKSVRKRVCPYCNLTFNGGKALGGHIKIHLKRRRTYCSKQYHKKSMIAPSSQPEYPDHGEETVDLTKYLSELKWGVGRERIEDLTQYLSGLKWGVKRETYDLTKHLSRGWRLTKSRGKRERLRSKFQLVRCSKEHKMSLKIMERLKRYSLNANFHHIIWNKKVYNCTTCNMNFARFRAVVSHVKEKIESSESYTTVEMLSSREGDKEEQEVTSAAERSLDVVGEKKDEINQGGLQGEELVVHGAHKEPIRGDLAPMRCGMEEEGENTVRGEASKVDDGFKLLKFDLNELPPME; encoded by the exons ATGAATTATCCTAATCAAAGAGGTTTAGGCAAGAGAGTGAGTAAGAGTGTTCGAAAAAGAGTTTGCCCTTACTGCAATTTGACATTCAATGGTGGGAAAGCCCTTGGCGGACACATCAAAATTCACCTTAAAAGAAGAAGAACCTATTGTTCTAAACAATATCACAAAAAATCTATGATTGCTCCATCATCTCAACCAGAATATCCTGATCATGGTGAAGAGACCGTTGATCTCACGAAATACTTGTCTGAGTTAAAATGGGGTGTCGGCCGTGAGCGTATTGAAGATCTCACACAATACTTATCTGGCCTAAAATGGGGTGTCAAACGTGAGACTTACGATCTCACAAAACATTTGTCACGTGGATGGAGGCTAACGAAATCAAGAGGGAAAAGAGAGCGACTTAGATCTAAATTTCAGCTTGTACGTTGTTCTAAGGAGCATAAGATGAGTTTAAAGATCATGGAGAGGTTGAAAAGATATAGTTTGAATGCTAATTTTCACCATATTATATGGAACAAGAAAGTTTATAATTGTACTACTTGCAATATGAACTTTGCCAGATTTCGTGCGGTGGTTTCTCATGTgaaagaaaagattgaatcttcaGAATCTTATACCACCGTTGAAATGCTATCATCAAGGGAAGGAGATAAGGAAGAACAAGAAGTAACAAGTGCTGCGGAAAGATCCCTTGATGTTGTGGGAGAGAAGAAAGATGAAATAAATCAAG GTGGATTGCAAGGAGAAGAACTGGTGGTGCATGGGGCTCATAAGGAACCAATTCGAGGAGATCTAGCTCCAATGAGGT GTGGAATGGAAGAAGAGGGTGAAAATACAGTGAGGGGAGAAGCTTCAAAGGTTGATGATGGtttcaaattattaaaatttgatCTGAATGAGCTTCCTCCTATGGAATGA